A stretch of Anolis sagrei isolate rAnoSag1 chromosome X, rAnoSag1.mat, whole genome shotgun sequence DNA encodes these proteins:
- the LOC132782157 gene encoding oxidized purine nucleoside triphosphate hydrolase — protein MATSRLFTLVLVLQPKRVLLGMKKRGFGAGRWNGFGGKVQPGETIEQAARRELQEECGLTVDSLEKTGKITFEFVGNMELMEVHIYRADSFQGDPTESEEMCPQWFELDHVPFESMWPDDIYWFPLLLRKKRFHGYFKFQGEDTILDYTLKEVENV, from the exons aTGGCGACGAGCAGGCTGTTCACGTTAGTGCTGGTCCTGCAACCCAAGAGGGTCTTGCTGGGGATGAAGAAGCGCGGATTTGGGGCCGGGCGCTGGAATGGCTTCGGAGGAAAGGTCCAACCCGGGGAGACCATTGAGCAGGCGGCCAGGAG GGAGCTCCAAGAGGAGTGTGGACTGACTGTGGATTCTTTAGAAAAGACGGGCAAGATCACCTTCGAGTTCGTAGGCAACATGGAGCTGATGGAAGTCCACATCTACCGGGCTGACAGCTTCCAGGGAGATCCCACAGAAAGCGAAG AAATGTGCCCGCAGTGGTTTGAACTAGACCATGTTCCCTTCGAAAGTATGTGGCCGGATGACATCTATtggtttccccttctgctccggAAGAAACGTTTCCATGGCTATTTTAAGTTCCAGGGGGAGGACACGATCTTAGACTATACCCTGAAGGAGGTGGAGAACGTATAA